In a genomic window of Lycium ferocissimum isolate CSIRO_LF1 chromosome 9, AGI_CSIRO_Lferr_CH_V1, whole genome shotgun sequence:
- the LOC132030165 gene encoding pentatricopeptide repeat-containing protein At5g64320, mitochondrial: MLKRPKLLIHMREELVGSLYKNTTFAFCTCVTDDKCGNNAKDRDDGSESENEWERLLEPFDFKQLQTSLNKITPYQLNKLLALPLDVPTSLELFHWAGSQTSYCHSFYVYYTLIDKLGAAKEFKIIDQLLSQMKDEGVVFKESLFIMIMRHYGRAGLPGQATRILLDMWNTFSCEPTFKSYNQVLDILLAGNCPKVAPNVFYEMLGKGISPSVFTFARVIQAFCIVNEVDSACSLLRDMTKHGCVPNSVIYQILIHALSKSNRVNDALKLLEEMFLMGCIPDVNTFNDIIHGLCRADRIHEAAKLVDRMLLRGFTPDAITYGFLMHALCRTGRVDEAQVLLNKAPEHNNVLFNTLINGYVTNGRFDEAKSILNENMLIKGYQPDVYTYNILIRGLCKKGILSSAHEVVNKMSSKGCKPNAITYTNLIDGFSKAGRLQEAYDLVTEMSAKSLSLNIVGYNSLISALSKQGMIQQALEIFGDMSSNGCKPDIFTFNALILGFCKVDKMDEALGTYRDMFLEGVIANTVTYNTLIHAFLRKGKTQEALKLVNDMLFRGCPLDEITYNGLVKTLCNDGAVERALGLFEEMMRKGTKPNHVTCNILINGFCRIGKVQNALEFLRDLVHRGLTPDIVTYNSLINGLCKTGRIREAQNLFEKLELEGVCPDTITYNTLISSYCKMRMLDDAYTLFTRGIAVGFIPNNVTWYILVRNFVRKSYVSVTTLT, from the coding sequence ATGTTAAAAAGGCCGAAACTTTTGATTCACATGCGTGAAGAGCTAGTAGGATCTCTGTATAAGAACACTACTTTTGCATTTTGTACTTGTGTGACTGATGACAAGTGTGGTAATAATGCTAAAGACAGGGACGATGGGTCGGAGTCTGAGAATGAATGGGAAAGATTACTTGAGCCTTTTGACTTCAAACAACTCCAAACATCACTTAATAAAATTACCCCGTATCAGCTCAATAAGTTATTGGCGCTACCTTTGGATGTACCAACATCGTTGGAGCTATTCCACTGGGCCGGTAGCCAGACAAGCTATTGCCACTCATTTTATGTCTACTATACTTTGATTGACAAACTTGGCGCTGCCAAGGAATTTAAGATTATAGATCAATTATTATCACAGATGAAAGACGAAGGGGTAGTTTTCAAAGAGTCCCTCTTTATTATGATAATGAGGCATTACGGAAGAGCTGGTTTACCAGGGCAAGCAACTAGAATACTATTGGATATGTGGAATACTTTCTCTTGTGAACCCACATTTAAGTCATACAATCAAGTGTTGGATATTCTGTTGGCTGGAAATTGTCCAAAAGTTGCTCCAAATGTATTTTATGAAATGTTGGGGAAAGGTATTTCTCCTTCTGTATTCACTTTTGCTCGAGTGATACAAGCATTTTGTATAGTCAATGAGGTAGACTCTGCTTGTTCACTTCTTAGAGACATGACAAAACATGGGTGTGTACCAAATTCGGTAATTTACCAGATTCTTATTCATGCACTTTCAAAGTCTAATCGGGTAAATGATGCATTGAAACTTTTGGAGGAGATGTTTCTTATGGGTTGCATACCCGACGTCAATACTTTCAATGACATTATCCATGGGCTTTGTCGAGCTGATAGGATTCATGAGGCCGCAAAACTGGTTGATCGGATGCTTCTTCGAGGTTTCACCCCCGATGCTATAACTTATGGCTTTCTGATGCATGCTTTATGTCGAACAGGGAGAGTTGATGAAGCACAGGTTCTGCTCAATAAAGCACCTGAACATAATAATGTCCTCTTTAATACGTTGATCAATGGCTATGTGACTAATGGACGGTTTGATGAAGCAAAATCCATTCTGAATGAGAACATGTTGATTAAAGGTTATCAACCAGATGTTTATACATACAACATTTTGATTCGAGGTCTTTGTAAGAAGGGAATTTTGTCATCGGCTCATGAAGTTGTTAACAAAATGTCATCCAAAGGTTGCAAGCCAAATGCGATCACGTACACAAACTTGATTGATGGCTTCTCCAAGGCTGGCCGTCTACAGGAAGCTTATGACCTTGTCACTGAGATGTCAGCAAAAAGTCTCAGCCTAAATATAGTGGGTTATAACTCTCTTATATCAGCTTTGAGTAAACAAGGAATGATCCAACAGGCGTTAGAAATTTTTGGCGATATGTCGAGCAACGGATGTAAACCAGACATTTTTACATTCAATGCTTTGATTTTAGGCTTTTGCAAGGTTGACAAGATGGATGAAGCGTTGGGGACATACCGAGATATGTTCCTGGAAGGAGTTATTGCGAATACAGTTACATACAACACGTTGATTCATGCTTTCTTGAGGAAAGGTAAAACCCAAGAGGCGCTTAAGCTTGTAAATGATATGTTATTCAGAGGATGTCCCCTTGATGAAATCACATACAATGGCCTCGTAAAAACACTTTGCAACGATGGAGCAGTTGAGAGAGCATTAGGACTTTTTGAAGAAATGATGAGAAAGGGAACAAAACCTAATCATGTAACGTGCAACATCTTGATCAACGGCTTTTGTAGAATAGGTAAGGTTCAAAATGCCCTTGAGTTTCTCAGAGACCTGGTACATCGTGGATTGACTCCTGATATAGTCACATACAACAGTCTAATAAATGGCCTTTGTAAGACTGGTCGAATTCGAGAAGCTCAGAACCTCTTTGAAAAATTAGAACTTGAAGGAGTTTGTCCTGATACTATCACTTATAACACCTTGATTTCTTCCTATTGTAAAATGCGCATGCTTGATGATGCTTATACCCTGTTTACTAGAGGCATAGCTGTTGGTTTCATTCCCAATAATGTCACATGGTACATACTAGTCAGAAATTTTGTTCGAAAGAGTTATGTTTCAGTAACTACTTTGACATAG